From Arachis stenosperma cultivar V10309 chromosome 2, arast.V10309.gnm1.PFL2, whole genome shotgun sequence, one genomic window encodes:
- the LOC130960487 gene encoding glutathione S-transferase Z1-like isoform X3, with the protein MIVLYSYWLSSCSWRIRFALCLKEFEKLNPLHCVPVLADDHVVVSDSYAIFLYLEEKYTQKPLLPVDPQIRALNLQIASMINSSIQPYHMISALKDMEKMFGAETKQWAQYKIDKGFWALEKLLKDVAGKYATGEHIYMADVFLAPQIMQAVNRFDIDMSKYPTLRRLSETYKGLAEFHASSPQSQPDACITNNNL; encoded by the exons ATGATTGTGTTGTACTCTTATTGGTTAAGCTCATGCTCATGGCGTATCCGCTTTGCTTTGTGCCTCAAAG AGTTTGAGAAATTGAACCCTCTCCATTGTGTTCCGGTATTAGCTGATGATCATGTGGTGGTTTCAGACTCTTATGCAATCTTTCTG tatttgGAGGAAAAGTATACTCAAAAGCCACTTTTGCCAGTTGATCCTCAGATCCGAGCTCTCAATCTTCAG ATAGCAAGTATGATTAACTCCAGCATTCAACCTTATCATATGATTAGTGCTTTG AAAGATATGGAGAAAATGTTTGGTGCTGAAACAAAACAGTGGGCACAATATAAGATTGACAAAGGTTTCTGGG CTCTTGAGAAGTTATTGAAGGATGTTGCTGGAAAATATGCAACAGGGGAACATATCTACATG GCTGATGTATTCTTGGCTCCACAGATTATGCAAGCAGTTAATAGGTTTGATATTGATATG TCCAAATACCCTACTCTGAGGAGGTTGTCTGAAACATACAAAGGTTTAGCAGAGTTCCATGCCTCATCACCACAAAGTCAACCTGATGCTTGCATTACCAATAATAACCTTTGA
- the LOC130960487 gene encoding glutathione S-transferase zeta class-like isoform X2, translating to MIVLYSYWLSSCSWRIRFALCLKGIPYEYKAVDLVKGEQFSPEFEKLNPLHCVPVLADDHVVVSDSYAIFLYLEEKYTQKPLLPVDPQIRALNLQIASMINSSIQPYHMISALKDMEKMFGAETKQWAQYKIDKALEKLLKDVAGKYATGEHIYMADVFLAPQIMQAVNRFDIDMSKYPTLRRLSETYKGLAEFHASSPQSQPDACITNNNL from the exons ATGATTGTGTTGTACTCTTATTGGTTAAGCTCATGCTCATGGCGTATCCGCTTTGCTTTGTGCCTCAAAG GGATTCCTTATGAGTATAAAGCAGTGGATCTTGTAAAAGGGGAACAGTTTAGTCCAG AGTTTGAGAAATTGAACCCTCTCCATTGTGTTCCGGTATTAGCTGATGATCATGTGGTGGTTTCAGACTCTTATGCAATCTTTCTG tatttgGAGGAAAAGTATACTCAAAAGCCACTTTTGCCAGTTGATCCTCAGATCCGAGCTCTCAATCTTCAG ATAGCAAGTATGATTAACTCCAGCATTCAACCTTATCATATGATTAGTGCTTTG AAAGATATGGAGAAAATGTTTGGTGCTGAAACAAAACAGTGGGCACAATATAAGATTGACAAAG CTCTTGAGAAGTTATTGAAGGATGTTGCTGGAAAATATGCAACAGGGGAACATATCTACATG GCTGATGTATTCTTGGCTCCACAGATTATGCAAGCAGTTAATAGGTTTGATATTGATATG TCCAAATACCCTACTCTGAGGAGGTTGTCTGAAACATACAAAGGTTTAGCAGAGTTCCATGCCTCATCACCACAAAGTCAACCTGATGCTTGCATTACCAATAATAACCTTTGA
- the LOC130960487 gene encoding glutathione S-transferase zeta class-like isoform X1 — MIVLYSYWLSSCSWRIRFALCLKGIPYEYKAVDLVKGEQFSPEFEKLNPLHCVPVLADDHVVVSDSYAIFLYLEEKYTQKPLLPVDPQIRALNLQIASMINSSIQPYHMISALKDMEKMFGAETKQWAQYKIDKGFWALEKLLKDVAGKYATGEHIYMADVFLAPQIMQAVNRFDIDMSKYPTLRRLSETYKGLAEFHASSPQSQPDACITNNNL; from the exons ATGATTGTGTTGTACTCTTATTGGTTAAGCTCATGCTCATGGCGTATCCGCTTTGCTTTGTGCCTCAAAG GGATTCCTTATGAGTATAAAGCAGTGGATCTTGTAAAAGGGGAACAGTTTAGTCCAG AGTTTGAGAAATTGAACCCTCTCCATTGTGTTCCGGTATTAGCTGATGATCATGTGGTGGTTTCAGACTCTTATGCAATCTTTCTG tatttgGAGGAAAAGTATACTCAAAAGCCACTTTTGCCAGTTGATCCTCAGATCCGAGCTCTCAATCTTCAG ATAGCAAGTATGATTAACTCCAGCATTCAACCTTATCATATGATTAGTGCTTTG AAAGATATGGAGAAAATGTTTGGTGCTGAAACAAAACAGTGGGCACAATATAAGATTGACAAAGGTTTCTGGG CTCTTGAGAAGTTATTGAAGGATGTTGCTGGAAAATATGCAACAGGGGAACATATCTACATG GCTGATGTATTCTTGGCTCCACAGATTATGCAAGCAGTTAATAGGTTTGATATTGATATG TCCAAATACCCTACTCTGAGGAGGTTGTCTGAAACATACAAAGGTTTAGCAGAGTTCCATGCCTCATCACCACAAAGTCAACCTGATGCTTGCATTACCAATAATAACCTTTGA
- the LOC130961884 gene encoding ATP-dependent DNA helicase 2 subunit KU80-like gives MARNKEALVLLLDVGPSMHSVIPEIEKVCSMLVEKKLIFTKYDEVGVVLFGTEDTDNELTEEVGGYQHVVVLKNIKVVEGDIVEALQQLPRGATHGDFLDAIIVGMDMLIKKFGETNKGKKRLCLITNAQCPIKEPFEGTKEEQVTTIAKQMTVHGMRMESIILRGKLSQDANKKIMDENDQLLRIFSTETSARSTYVENPVSLLGALRTRNITPSTIFKGDLELSPKLKIKVLVYKKTAEEKFPTLKKFSDKAASTDKFATHEVKVDYEYKSSQEPDKVVPPDQRIKGYRYGPQIVPISQAEWDAVKFKPEKGLKLLGFTDSSNVLRHQYMKDVNVFIAETGNTKATLALSSLARAMKEMNKVAILRCVWRHGQANVVIGVLTPNLSDKENIPDSLYFNALPFAEDVREFQFPSFSNFPAPIQPNEQQLEAAANLVKMLDLAPQGKEEVLLPDFTPNPVLERFYRYLELKSKHADAAVPPLDDTLKKITEPDDELLQQNKSVIENFRRSFELKENPRHKKSRRLLREERYGSGEENSKGEIPALASNLIEDKSNVEVDNIGDLTPVQDFEAMFARRDNPDWVVKAIDAMKNKIHDLIEDSHEGDNNSKALECLAALRKGCINEQEPKQFNSFLRDIWSFCQEKNLHDFCDSLSSKGITLIPKSEAADSEVTEDEARSFLVKSQPKV, from the exons atGGCTCGAAACAAG GAAGCTTTGGTTTTGCTGCTGGATGTGGGGCCATCCATGCACTCTGTTATTCCTGAAATTGAGAAAGTTTGTTCCATGCTTGTGGAGAAGAAG CTGATCTTTACCAAATATGATGAAGTGGGTGTTGTCTTATTTGGAACAGAAG ATACTGATAACGAACTTACGGAAGAAGTTGGAGGGTATCAACATGTTgtggttttgaaaaatattaaagttGTGGAGGGAGATATCGTTGAGGCTCTACAGCAACTGCCTCGAGGAGCTACACATGGTGATT TTCTTGATGCTATTATTGTTGGCATGGATATGCTGATAAAAAAGTTTGGAGAAACTAACAAGGGAAAGAAGCGTCTATGTCTTATTACAAATGCACAATGTCCAATAAAAGAGCCATTTGAAGGAACAAAAGAGGAACAAGTGACCACCATTGCTAAACAAATGACCGTCCATGGTATGAGGATGGAAAGTATAATTCTGAGAGGAAAGCTTAGTCAAGATGCAAACAAGAAAATAATGGACGAAAACGATCAACTGTTGCGTATTTTTTCAACAGAAACGTCTGCAAGGTCAACATATGTGGAGAATCCAGTTTCTTTGCTTGGTGCTCTTAGAACCCGAAACATAACTCCATCCACAATCTTTAAAGGGGATCTTGAATTAAGCCCAAAACTGAAGATTAAG GTTTTGGTATACAagaaaacagcagaagaaaagtTTCCAACTCTCAAGAAATTTTCCGATAAGGCTGCTTCAACCGATAAATTTGCTACACATGAAGTCAAAGTGGATTATGAGTACAAGAGTTCTCAAGAACCTGATAAAGTTGTCCCGCCAGATCAAAGAATTAAAGGTTATCGATATGGGCCTCAAATAGTTCCCATATCCCAAGCTGAGTGGGATGCTGTTAAGTTCAAACCAGAAAAAGGTCTGAAGCTTTTAGGATTTACTGATTCATCCAATGTATTGAG ACACCAATACATGAAAGATGTCAATGTCTTCATAGCTGAAACAGGAAATACAAAAGCCACACTTGCACTTTCTTCGCTAGCAAGGGCTATGAAGGAAATGAATAAAGTGGCAATACTACGTTGTGTTTGGAGACATGGACAAGCGAATGTCGTCATTGGGGTCCTGACGCCCAATCTATCTGATAAGGAAAATATT CCTGATTCGTTATACttcaatgcactaccttttgcTGAGGATGTGCGAGAGTTTCAGTTCCCTTCTTTCAGTAATTTCCCTGCACCGATACAGCCAAATGAACAACAGCTAGAGGCCGCGGCTAACTTGGTAAAAATGCTTGATCTTGCACCACAAGGAAAAGAGGAAGTTCTGCTACCTGATTTTACACCAAATCCAGTCCTAGAG CGATTTTATCGCTATCTTGAGCTCAAGTCAAAGCATGCGGATGCTGCAGTACCCCCTCTTGATGATACACTCAAGAAAATCACAGAACCTgatgatgagctccttcaacaaAACAAATCTGTGATAGAAAATTTTCGTCGGTCTTTTGAACTAAAGGAAAATCCGAGG CATAAAAAGTCAAGGCGTTTATTGAGAGAGGAAAGATATGGTTCCGGTGAGGAAAATAGTAAAGGAGAAATACCTGCTCTGGCTTCGAATCTCATTGAAGATAAGTCAAATGTTGAAGTCGACAACATTGGAGATCTGACTCCTGTACAAGATTTTGAAGCCATGTTTGCGCGCAGAGATAATCCAGATTGGGTTGTAAAAGCAATCGATgctatgaaaaataaaattcatgaTCTCATAGAGGATTCCCACGAAGGCGATAACAATTCGAAAGCATTGGAATGTTTAGCTGCGCTCCGCAAGGGATGTATCAATGAGCAG GAACCGAAACAGTTCAACAGTTTCCTTCGTGATATTTGGAGTTTCTGTCAAGAGAAGAACCTTCATGATTTCTGTGATTCTCTTTCTTCAAAAGGAATCACCTTGATCCCCAAATCAGAAGCTGCAGACag TGAAGTTACTGAAGATGAAGCAAGAAGTTTCTTAGTCAAATCTCAGCCAAAAGTTTGA